A stretch of Blastocatellia bacterium DNA encodes these proteins:
- the recA gene encoding recombinase RecA, protein MADFKTERSKVIEAAIAQIEKQFGKGAIMRLGDKKVSDVLAISSTCLSIDAAVGIGGFPRGRITEVYGPESSGKTTLALHVVAEAQRLGGNAAYIDAEHAMDSEYAEKLGVNTKELFISQPDSGEQALEITEQLCRSGAFDVIVIDSVAALVPRAELDGDMGDNLPGLQARLMSQAMRKLTAAVSRSNTCLIFINQIREKIGVMFGSPETTTGGRALKFYASVRIEIRRVGPIKDGENIVGNRTRVKVVKNKVAPPFKETEFDIMYGQGISRAGDILDLAVENKIVDKSGAWFSYKGERLGQGRDNVKNSLQQNPELCERINQEVRKALNIPIIDRLFPEEPQEDFKEVKKTTRPATNAN, encoded by the coding sequence ATGGCAGACTTTAAAACAGAACGTAGTAAAGTAATAGAAGCAGCTATTGCACAAATTGAAAAACAATTTGGTAAAGGTGCTATTATGCGCTTAGGCGATAAAAAAGTTTCTGATGTTTTAGCAATCTCTTCTACTTGTTTAAGCATCGATGCTGCTGTTGGTATTGGCGGTTTTCCTCGCGGTCGTATTACAGAAGTTTATGGGCCAGAAAGTTCTGGTAAAACTACTTTAGCATTACATGTAGTAGCCGAGGCCCAACGCCTTGGAGGAAATGCAGCTTATATAGACGCTGAACATGCAATGGATTCAGAATATGCTGAAAAATTGGGCGTTAATACTAAAGAATTATTTATCTCCCAACCTGATAGCGGCGAACAAGCCCTAGAAATTACAGAACAATTATGCCGTTCAGGAGCATTTGATGTAATAGTTATTGATTCAGTAGCAGCACTTGTACCCCGTGCTGAATTAGATGGAGATATGGGAGATAATTTACCAGGACTACAAGCTCGCTTAATGTCACAAGCAATGCGTAAACTTACTGCTGCTGTATCTCGCTCAAATACTTGTTTAATCTTTATTAATCAAATTCGTGAAAAAATTGGTGTTATGTTTGGCTCGCCAGAAACAACTACTGGCGGTCGAGCATTAAAATTCTATGCTTCTGTACGTATTGAAATTCGTAGAGTTGGCCCAATTAAAGACGGGGAAAATATCGTAGGTAATCGTACTCGTGTCAAAGTTGTAAAAAACAAAGTTGCTCCTCCATTTAAGGAAACAGAGTTTGATATTATGTATGGTCAAGGTATTTCCCGCGCAGGTGATATTTTAGATTTAGCTGTAGAAAATAAAATTGTTGATAAAAGTGGCGCATGGTTCTCTTATAAAGGTGAACGTTTGGGTCAAGGCCGTGATAATGTAAAGAACTCATTACAACAAAACCCAGAACTATGTGAACGAATCAATCAAGAAGTACGCAAAGCCTTAAATATTCCTATAATTGATAGACTCTTCCCAGAAGAACCTCAAGAAGATTTTAAGGAAGTCAAAAAAACTACTCGTCCCGCAACTAATGCTAACTAA
- a CDS encoding serine/threonine protein kinase codes for MKICPACKQEFEDNRIVCPKDGKELIFKKTASDLLIGLTLDNKYKIERRIGRGGMGSVYTAQHITINKQVAIKVLSRDMTEDPTCYERFKREAITSGRIKHPNAVPVTDFGQTETGIVYLVMEYVDGPTLRKILEREKRLSAERTVNLAKQICAGIAAAHRANIVHRDLKPDNVMIEIIDGQEVAKVLDFGIAKLRDTQQLTQITKTDSVLGTPHYMSPEQCSGGTVDHLSDIYSLGVMTYEMLAGHVPFQAASAPAIIVQHVTKDPQPLNKLYPNIPEPISHVVMRALEKQPSRRQQSASELASQLEAALAISGLSNSGKIASNEPAQWRVVFQGVLDNSESGRARLLDGLQRSFGISQTNAQELLKGRKLSVKRLLHNKKQLNMLKS; via the coding sequence ATGAAAATTTGTCCTGCCTGCAAACAGGAATTTGAAGATAACCGCATAGTTTGTCCTAAAGATGGCAAAGAATTGATTTTTAAGAAAACTGCTAGCGATTTATTAATAGGACTAACCTTAGACAATAAATATAAAATAGAACGTCGAATTGGTCGCGGTGGAATGGGATCTGTCTACACTGCTCAACATATAACAATTAACAAACAAGTTGCAATCAAAGTGCTTTCTCGTGATATGACAGAAGATCCAACTTGTTATGAACGATTTAAAAGAGAAGCTATAACATCTGGTCGGATTAAACACCCTAATGCAGTTCCTGTAACAGACTTTGGGCAAACTGAAACAGGTATTGTTTATTTAGTAATGGAATATGTTGATGGCCCTACTTTAAGAAAAATTTTAGAACGTGAAAAACGCCTCTCTGCTGAAAGAACTGTAAATTTAGCAAAACAAATTTGTGCTGGAATTGCAGCAGCACATCGCGCTAATATTGTTCACCGAGACTTAAAGCCTGACAATGTAATGATTGAAATTATTGATGGTCAGGAAGTAGCAAAAGTGCTAGATTTTGGCATTGCTAAACTTAGAGATACACAACAGTTAACACAAATTACTAAAACTGATAGTGTATTAGGTACACCTCATTATATGTCTCCTGAACAATGTAGTGGAGGTACTGTAGATCATTTATCGGATATTTATTCTTTAGGTGTAATGACTTATGAAATGCTTGCAGGGCATGTTCCTTTTCAAGCGGCTTCTGCTCCAGCAATTATTGTTCAACATGTCACCAAAGACCCACAACCGCTAAATAAACTTTATCCGAATATCCCAGAACCAATCTCTCATGTAGTTATGCGTGCATTAGAAAAACAACCTTCACGCCGTCAACAAAGTGCCTCAGAATTAGCAAGCCAACTAGAAGCAGCTTTAGCAATTTCTGGTCTTTCAAATTCGGGAAAAATAGCATCTAACGAGCCGGCTCAATGGAGAGTGGTTTTTCAAGGAGTATTAGATAATTCTGAAAGCGGTCGCGCACGCTTATTAGATGGCTTACAACGTAGTTTTGGAATTTCTCAAACAAACGCTCAAGAACTCTTAAAAGGGCGTAAATTAAGCGTAAAAAGACTTCTTCACAACAAGAAGCAACTAAATATGCTGAAAAGTTAA
- a CDS encoding flavin reductase, with amino-acid sequence MSVTKEQFKQTMSNWASGITIITTCREEGLLAMTASSFTSLSIEPPFNTSSSK; translated from the coding sequence ATGTCTGTTACCAAAGAGCAATTTAAACAAACAATGAGTAATTGGGCAAGCGGTATTACTATTATTACTACTTGTAGAGAAGAAGGACTATTAGCTATGACAGCTAGTTCATTTACTTCTTTATCTATTGAACCACCTTTTAATACTAGTAGCAGTAAATAA
- a CDS encoding flavin reductase family protein, with translation MNHLLILVAVNKNSRTHKQILQQEAFGVMILALGQEEISNSGAGFYGEEGNFLVGVAYHKEITGAPILDQCLAWMDCSLYTTCDAGDHTIFIGKLEAVGSQSGEPLLWYGRGYYKISKID, from the coding sequence TTGAACCACCTTTTAATACTAGTAGCAGTAAATAAAAATAGCCGCACTCATAAGCAAATACTTCAGCAAGAAGCCTTTGGAGTAATGATCTTGGCACTTGGACAAGAAGAGATTTCTAATTCTGGGGCTGGTTTTTATGGTGAAGAAGGAAATTTCTTGGTTGGAGTTGCTTATCATAAAGAAATAACAGGTGCGCCAATTTTAGATCAATGTTTAGCTTGGATGGATTGTTCTTTATATACCACTTGTGATGCAGGAGATCATACAATTTTTATTGGTAAACTAGAAGCTGTAGGATCTCAAAGCGGTGAACCTCTACTTTGGTATGGTCGAGGATATTATAAAATTAGTAAAATAGATTAA
- a CDS encoding formylglycine-generating enzyme family protein: MVFCNKSGYLKFISQMLISFCALLVISFSAYSQQGGRTYTGDSKIKTPPPTKPNNPTKPNNTTKPNNAKPKPTVDKPIEKFTAPANLKIPELVLIKSGGFMMGSKSSRADEQPMHNVELGEYEISKYEISNKEFEIFASATNYVTQPEQEKSPVCWRDYFTPDRENYPVVLVSWQDAMAYCKWLSAVTGKTYRLPTEAEWEYAARGGTTKAYSWGDEIDPEQANYDSNAERGLIAGVVLDFIEPVDSYSANGYGLHNVSGNVAEWCYDWFDADYYKNSPSKNPVGPEKGFYKAIRGGSWVSSADICRVSRRSNNSSTFTAPYLGFRIVKIN; encoded by the coding sequence ATGGTATTTTGTAATAAAAGTGGATACTTAAAATTTATCAGCCAGATGTTGATAAGTTTTTGCGCGTTACTAGTAATAAGCTTTAGTGCTTATTCTCAACAAGGTGGGAGAACTTATACAGGGGATAGTAAAATAAAGACTCCACCTCCAACTAAACCCAATAATCCAACTAAACCCAATAACACAACTAAACCCAATAACGCAAAACCTAAGCCAACAGTAGATAAGCCTATAGAAAAATTTACTGCACCTGCTAACTTAAAAATACCAGAATTAGTTTTAATTAAATCTGGTGGTTTTATGATGGGGTCAAAAAGTTCTCGGGCTGATGAACAACCAATGCACAATGTTGAGTTAGGGGAATATGAAATTAGCAAATATGAAATTAGTAATAAGGAATTTGAAATTTTTGCTAGTGCTACTAATTATGTAACTCAACCAGAGCAAGAAAAATCTCCTGTTTGCTGGAGAGATTATTTTACTCCTGATAGAGAAAACTACCCTGTAGTTTTAGTAAGTTGGCAAGATGCAATGGCTTATTGTAAATGGCTTTCGGCTGTTACGGGAAAAACTTATCGACTTCCTACAGAGGCAGAATGGGAATATGCTGCTCGTGGAGGAACAACAAAAGCCTATTCTTGGGGTGATGAAATTGATCCAGAACAGGCAAACTATGATAGCAATGCAGAAAGAGGTTTGATTGCTGGGGTGGTGTTAGATTTTATTGAACCTGTTGATAGCTATTCTGCTAATGGATATGGATTACACAATGTTTCTGGCAATGTTGCTGAATGGTGTTATGACTGGTTTGATGCAGATTATTATAAAAACTCTCCTTCTAAAAATCCTGTTGGGCCAGAAAAAGGATTTTATAAGGCTATTAGGGGAGGAAGTTGGGTAAGTTCAGCAGATATTTGTAGAGTTAGTCGACGTAGTAATAATAGTAGTACTTTTACGGCTCCTTATCTTGGATTTCGTATAGTTAAAATAAATTAA
- a CDS encoding SUMF1/EgtB/PvdO family nonheme iron enzyme: protein MPATRFVMGRNTSKDPLGFEIPAHATAVKQEFFIDKTEVTNGQYAEFVTATGHESPPNWKAKLPSKDILNLPVTFVSWQDAVDYCQWRTYKDRPCRLPQEVEWELAARGSDSYIYPWGNEWRDKLANANKINDKLLTVGQNPANASPFGALDMVGNVWEWVYNDLELYELSKAPAQPGVKVIRGGAFDSDKEEATGSFRGFLIPNKREYDRTGFRCVCDVVRGQN from the coding sequence GTGCCTGCTACAAGATTTGTTATGGGACGTAATACTAGTAAAGATCCACTAGGGTTTGAAATACCTGCTCATGCTACGGCTGTAAAACAAGAATTTTTTATTGATAAAACAGAAGTTACTAATGGGCAATATGCTGAATTTGTTACTGCAACTGGACATGAGAGTCCGCCTAATTGGAAAGCTAAATTACCATCAAAAGATATCTTAAATTTGCCTGTTACTTTTGTTAGTTGGCAAGATGCTGTTGATTATTGTCAATGGCGTACCTACAAGGATCGTCCATGTCGGCTACCGCAAGAAGTTGAATGGGAATTAGCTGCAAGAGGTTCAGATAGTTATATTTATCCTTGGGGAAATGAATGGCGTGATAAATTAGCAAATGCCAATAAAATAAATGATAAATTGTTGACTGTTGGACAAAATCCAGCTAATGCAAGCCCTTTTGGTGCTTTGGATATGGTTGGAAATGTTTGGGAGTGGGTTTATAACGATTTAGAACTCTATGAATTAAGCAAAGCACCTGCTCAACCAGGGGTTAAAGTAATTCGTGGAGGTGCATTTGATAGCGATAAAGAAGAGGCGACAGGAAGTTTTCGAGGCTTTTTAATTCCAAATAAAAGAGAGTATGACCGAACAGGTTTTCGCTGTGTTTGTGATGTTGTTAGGGGACAAAATTAA
- the ftsY gene encoding signal recognition particle-docking protein FtsY has product MALFWKRTKKQEETAPVAETQQSPQTTQDQPAIDVNISSDSTPVTSATSPEQKGGFFQKLFKGQQADSAQPTTISEPAITELPQTPIVRVPEQEKKSFWQRFGWGQSEGETATSLATQPKVISEEIEKQTRFQRWKASLNRTSENLMGRLEDVIKGKKVIDAEVLDSLEEALIGADIGVQTTLEIIENARKKIDRKEINNFDELKRIVKDNLLEILKGTKTRGIKSEAEVNLDVRPYVMMIVGVNGVGKTTTIGKLTNRIKAEGNEVLICAADTFRAAASDQLAIWAERTGVPLIQQKKGTDPAAVLYDSLAAAKSRDADVLIVDTAGRLHNKSNLMAELEKMKRVAAREVPSAPHEVLLVVDAVTGQNGLEQARQFTKTVPVTGIVLTKLDGTAKGGIVVAIAKDLGIPIRYVGIGEGINDLVEFSPEDYVNSLFA; this is encoded by the coding sequence ATGGCACTTTTTTGGAAGCGCACAAAAAAACAAGAAGAAACTGCTCCCGTAGCAGAAACTCAACAAAGTCCACAAACAACACAAGATCAACCTGCTATTGATGTAAATATTTCTTCTGATTCAACACCCGTTACATCTGCTACTAGTCCAGAACAAAAGGGAGGCTTTTTTCAGAAGCTTTTTAAAGGTCAACAAGCCGACTCAGCCCAACCAACAACAATAAGCGAACCTGCTATAACAGAACTTCCCCAAACACCGATAGTTCGCGTTCCAGAGCAGGAAAAGAAAAGTTTTTGGCAGCGTTTTGGATGGGGTCAATCTGAAGGTGAAACTGCTACAAGCCTAGCAACACAACCAAAAGTCATTTCTGAAGAAATAGAAAAACAAACTCGTTTTCAACGCTGGAAGGCATCCCTTAATCGCACTAGCGAAAATTTAATGGGGCGTTTAGAAGACGTTATTAAAGGTAAAAAAGTTATTGATGCTGAAGTGCTAGATAGCCTAGAAGAAGCACTTATTGGAGCAGATATTGGAGTACAAACTACACTCGAAATTATTGAAAATGCACGTAAAAAAATAGACCGAAAAGAAATAAATAATTTTGATGAACTAAAAAGAATCGTTAAGGATAATCTATTAGAAATTCTTAAAGGTACTAAAACCAGAGGCATAAAATCAGAGGCAGAAGTTAATCTAGATGTTCGCCCGTATGTAATGATGATTGTTGGGGTTAATGGAGTTGGTAAAACTACAACTATTGGTAAATTAACTAATCGAATTAAGGCGGAAGGAAATGAAGTTTTAATTTGTGCTGCTGATACTTTTAGAGCCGCAGCTAGTGATCAATTAGCAATTTGGGCAGAAAGAACTGGTGTCCCATTAATTCAACAGAAAAAAGGCACTGATCCAGCAGCAGTTTTATATGATTCTTTAGCAGCAGCAAAATCCCGTGATGCAGATGTCTTAATTGTTGATACTGCCGGACGACTACATAATAAATCTAATTTAATGGCAGAACTAGAAAAAATGAAGCGTGTTGCTGCGCGTGAAGTTCCTTCTGCACCTCATGAAGTTTTATTAGTTGTAGATGCTGTTACAGGTCAAAACGGCTTAGAACAAGCGCGTCAATTTACTAAAACAGTCCCTGTTACAGGTATTGTTTTAACTAAATTAGATGGAACTGCTAAGGGTGGTATTGTAGTAGCAATTGCTAAAGATCTAGGGATTCCTATTCGTTATGTTGGTATTGGTGAAGGGATTAATGATTTAGTAGAGTTCTCACCAGAAGATTATGTAAATAGTTTGTTTGCATAG
- a CDS encoding MBL fold metallo-hydrolase, whose protein sequence is MKVELTILGSGTAVPTADRGAASYLVTVGEEKLMFDCGPGSSRKLAQAGHSLTSLNKVFVSHFHPDHICDLVAILFGSRIPGYSRSEILEIVGPIGIKNHHQKLIDTFGNWLISKDYELKLTELDAKESLVKVNFSNYQVTAQLVNHSYPALGYRIETPSGTITYSGDTDYCENIISLCEMADIAVLECSTPDEQKIQGHLTPSLAGKIAQQAKVKHLVLSHFYPMCETTDLIAQCQKFYTGQITLAKDLVKFTLPSL, encoded by the coding sequence GTGAAAGTAGAATTAACAATTCTTGGTTCTGGAACGGCTGTTCCTACTGCCGATCGTGGAGCAGCCAGTTATTTAGTTACAGTTGGAGAAGAAAAACTAATGTTTGATTGCGGGCCAGGTTCAAGTAGAAAACTTGCCCAAGCAGGACATTCCCTAACTAGTCTAAATAAAGTCTTTGTCTCTCATTTTCATCCTGATCATATTTGTGATCTAGTAGCAATTTTATTTGGTTCACGAATACCTGGCTATAGTCGTTCAGAAATTTTAGAGATAGTTGGCCCAATAGGAATTAAAAATCACCATCAAAAATTAATAGACACTTTTGGTAATTGGCTAATATCTAAAGATTATGAGCTAAAACTTACAGAACTTGACGCTAAAGAATCTCTTGTTAAAGTAAATTTTTCTAACTATCAAGTCACAGCACAACTAGTAAATCATTCCTATCCAGCTTTAGGTTATCGTATAGAAACGCCTTCTGGCACAATAACTTATTCAGGGGACACAGATTATTGTGAAAATATTATTTCTTTATGCGAAATGGCAGATATTGCTGTTTTAGAATGTTCAACACCAGATGAACAAAAAATTCAGGGACATTTAACTCCCTCTCTTGCAGGAAAAATTGCTCAACAAGCAAAAGTTAAACACTTGGTTTTAAGTCATTTTTATCCAATGTGTGAGACCACAGATTTAATTGCCCAATGTCAAAAATTTTACACGGGTCAAATTACGCTAGCTAAAGATCTAGTAAAATTTACTTTACCTAGTTTGTAA
- a CDS encoding phosphoribosylaminoimidazolesuccinocarboxamide synthase, with protein sequence MKKIVYSTNINQLKVFRRGKVRDVYEVNPEQLLIIASDRISAFDCILPNAIPDKGVLLTQISLFWFEFLKDIVANHLITTEIKDYPSEIQKYRDDLIGRSMLVKRTKAISIECVARGYLAGSGLKEYQKAGSVCGIKLPTGLVESDSLPEVIFTPATKAESGHDENISEKQMSNLIGEELTKKLKELTVTIYQKASQYALTKGIIIADTKLEFGLLDDQIILIDEVLTPDSSRFWPAHSYTKGRSQSSFDKQFVRDYLETLDWDKTPPAPDLPSEIIAATSRKYHEAYGQLTGLSLPT encoded by the coding sequence ATCAAAAAAATAGTTTATTCCACTAATATTAATCAGTTAAAGGTATTTCGACGGGGCAAAGTTCGGGATGTTTATGAAGTCAATCCAGAACAATTACTTATAATTGCTAGCGATCGTATTTCTGCTTTTGATTGTATTTTGCCAAATGCAATTCCAGATAAAGGTGTTTTACTAACACAAATTTCTTTATTTTGGTTTGAATTTCTAAAAGATATTGTTGCCAACCACCTAATTACTACAGAGATAAAAGATTATCCATCAGAAATACAGAAATATAGAGATGATTTAATAGGTCGTTCTATGCTAGTTAAACGTACCAAAGCCATTTCAATTGAATGTGTAGCACGAGGCTATTTAGCGGGATCTGGCTTAAAGGAATATCAAAAAGCAGGTTCTGTTTGTGGTATAAAATTACCTACAGGGTTAGTAGAATCAGACTCATTGCCAGAAGTAATTTTTACTCCTGCTACAAAAGCCGAGTCAGGACATGATGAAAATATTTCAGAGAAACAAATGTCTAATTTAATTGGGGAAGAACTAACTAAAAAACTAAAAGAGTTAACTGTGACTATTTATCAAAAAGCGTCCCAATATGCTTTAACAAAAGGTATTATTATTGCTGATACTAAGTTAGAATTTGGTTTATTAGATGACCAAATTATTTTAATTGATGAAGTTTTAACCCCAGATTCTTCAAGATTTTGGCCTGCTCATAGTTATACAAAGGGCCGTAGCCAGTCGTCTTTTGATAAACAATTTGTTCGTGATTACTTGGAGACTCTGGATTGGGATAAAACTCCTCCAGCACCAGACTTGCCCTCAGAAATTATTGCTGCTACCAGCAGAAAATACCATGAAGCTTACGGCCAGTTAACTGGTTTAAGTTTGCCAACTTAG
- a CDS encoding helix-turn-helix domain-containing protein, giving the protein MRDKLENLIDEMIENGILFEDAIAEFEKVFILKILTIHHGNISKASEQLHIHRNTLSKRLEKYNEQLVENKNFSVSKIKFIK; this is encoded by the coding sequence ATGCGAGATAAATTAGAAAACTTAATTGATGAAATGATAGAAAATGGTATCCTTTTTGAAGATGCCATTGCAGAATTTGAAAAAGTGTTTATTCTAAAAATACTTACAATACATCATGGCAATATCTCTAAAGCTAGCGAACAATTGCACATCCATAGAAACACTTTAAGTAAACGCCTAGAAAAATATAATGAACAATTAGTAGAAAATAAAAACTTTTCTGTTAGCAAAATTAAATTTATTAAGTAA